The following are encoded in a window of Thalassotalea insulae genomic DNA:
- a CDS encoding septation protein A has product MHALFEYLPLVIFFVFYKFGDLYWATGSLIVTSALQILYYLYKKQPVPKRNWIFFGLIALFGGLTIFLQDDSFIKWKVTVINAIFALALLISNHVFNKNLIKDMMGENLPLPENIWGKLNFAWAMFFLTCAILNIYIASNYSQETWVNFKVFGLMGLTIVFAIVSVFSLYKYLPQDDEQTSKNQDNQ; this is encoded by the coding sequence ATGCACGCACTTTTTGAATATTTGCCACTGGTCATCTTCTTTGTTTTTTACAAATTTGGCGACTTATATTGGGCCACGGGCTCACTCATTGTAACTTCTGCTCTGCAAATCTTATATTACCTCTACAAAAAACAGCCAGTACCAAAAAGAAACTGGATATTTTTCGGCTTAATTGCCCTTTTTGGTGGTTTAACAATATTCTTGCAAGATGACAGCTTTATCAAATGGAAAGTCACCGTCATTAATGCCATTTTTGCACTGGCGTTGTTGATCAGTAACCATGTATTTAATAAAAACCTTATTAAAGACATGATGGGTGAAAACTTGCCATTGCCAGAGAATATCTGGGGTAAACTTAACTTTGCCTGGGCAATGTTCTTTTTAACCTGTGCAATATTAAACATTTACATTGCCTCTAATTACTCTCAGGAAACCTGGGTCAACTTCAAGGTCTTTGGCTTAATGGGCTTAACGATTGTTTTTGCCATCGTTAGTGTATTTTCCCTATATAAATATCTGCCACAAGATGATGAACAGACCTCAAAAAATCAAGATAACCAGTAG
- a CDS encoding lysozyme inhibitor LprI family protein encodes MMNQFLLMLSFALSLIFTKAHAFQAKTVNECEQSYQTTSELSQCLDLVKDVVDKELQTWINNQIFVLEEFAIVTGRRSALEMFKRSQRNFITYRENDCRWQYLHISPGTGAASAYKKCYILLTRDRIKELSRLN; translated from the coding sequence ATGATGAATCAATTTTTACTTATGCTAAGTTTCGCACTATCACTGATATTTACTAAAGCGCATGCATTTCAGGCAAAAACGGTTAATGAATGTGAGCAATCCTATCAAACCACTTCTGAGCTATCCCAATGCCTAGATTTGGTAAAAGATGTTGTCGATAAAGAGTTGCAAACCTGGATTAATAATCAAATATTTGTCTTAGAAGAGTTTGCCATTGTCACCGGACGACGCTCTGCACTGGAAATGTTTAAACGCTCTCAGCGAAACTTTATCACTTATCGTGAGAATGATTGTCGCTGGCAATATCTGCATATTTCACCTGGCACAGGCGCCGCATCCGCCTATAAAAAATGTTATATTTTGCTCACTCGCGATAGAATAAAAGAGCTCAGTCGCCTGAATTAA
- a CDS encoding YciI family protein: MYYLIYSEDVENSLPLRMKVREKHLARLSQLQQQGRLLVAGPCPAIDSENPGDAGFTGSLVIAKFESLAQAQTWADTDPYISAGVYQRVTVKPYKKVLPA, encoded by the coding sequence ATGTATTATTTAATTTATAGCGAAGATGTTGAAAATAGTTTGCCATTACGAATGAAAGTACGAGAAAAACATCTAGCCCGCTTAAGCCAATTACAACAGCAAGGGCGCCTATTAGTTGCAGGCCCATGTCCGGCTATTGACAGTGAAAATCCAGGTGATGCTGGTTTTACTGGATCATTAGTGATAGCAAAATTTGAAAGTTTAGCACAAGCACAAACTTGGGCAGACACCGATCCGTACATCAGCGCAGGTGTTTACCAACGCGTTACCGTAAAACCCTATAAAAAGGTGTTACCTGCGTAA